The genomic segment GTCGATGCGTTCCGGCTGCTGGGCTATCTGGCGCTGCTCTGCATCCCGTTCATTCTGCTGTTCCAGGCGGTCCGCAAGCCGACGGGGCGCAGCATCAGCATCGAGGAGTGAGCCGCTATCCTGAATCCATGGCTGCTGATCATGTCCAACCCCGTGTCGCCGTGTACTGCGGCTCCTCCAGCGGCTCCGATCCTGCTTATATGGCCGAGGCCGAGGCGCTTGGCGCAGGTATCGCTGCCGCTGGATTAGGTGTTGTGTACGGCGGTGCGAATATCGGACTGATGGGTGCTGTCGCCGACGCAGCGCTGGCCGGAGGCGCTGAGGTCGTCGGGGTTCTGCCCGAGTTTCTCGCGGGACGCGAGATTGCGCACACAGGCCTCACGCGGCTTGAGACGCCGGCAACGATGCACCAGCGGAAGGCGCGCATGGTGGCTCTGGCCGATGCATTTCTGATCCTGCCGGGCGGCTACGGGACGCTGGATGAGCTGTTCGAAATTCTGACATGGTCGCAGCTCAGGATGCACGCCAAGCCGTGCGTCCTTATCAATACCGCGGGCTACTGGGATCCGCTGCTCGCCTTTGTCGACAAGATGGTGGACGCGGGGTTTCTGCCGGTCCGGAGCCGCGGGCTGATGCTGGTAGCGCCGGATGCGCAGACCGCAGTCGAGATGATCGTCACACAGCTTAGATCGTTCGCGCAGGAATCGAGCACCTAGAATAGAACCAAATGCTCGACCTGGCCGCCGCACATCCGATCTTTCACTGGCGATCTGTGTGGCTGATTATTGCGGCATTCATCGCAGGCGTGCTCAACGCTGTCGCTGGAGGGGGCTCATTCTTATCCTTCCCTGCCCTGCTCGGAACGGGAATCCAGCCCGTGCAGGCGAACGCCACAAATACCGTGGCCCTATGGCCGGGGCAGATCACATCGATTGCGGCTTACTGGGAAGACGTGCGAAAGAACATGCGGCTGGTGTATCCGATGGGGCTGGCGGGTCTGATCGGAGGAACCGGTGGAGCGATCGTACTGCTCATCACGCCGCAAACGACGTTCATGAAGCTGGTTCCGTGGCTGCTGCTCATTGCGGCCACGATCTTCGCTTTGAGCCGGCCGATCACGCGGTGGCTCGACCGGCGGGCCGTCGCCCGCCACCAGCGCGCCGGAACCGAGCCGCAGCCCCCGCGACGCCGGCTGGTCTTCCTGTGCACAGTAGTGGTCTGCTTCTACATCGGCTACTTCGGGGCAGGCGCGGGGTTCCTGATCATTACTCTGCTATCGGTGTTCGGCGTTGAGGATATGAACGAGATCAACGCCCTGAAAGTGGTCTCAACCAGCATGGCGAATGGCGTGGCGTTCCTCATCTTTGTGGTGAGCGGGAATGTGGAGTGGCGCTACTGCCTGATGGCGATGGTGGCCTGCGCCATCGGCGGATATACTTCGGCCCGGTTTGCGCGGCTGGTGCCGCAGCAGGTGCTACGCGCCATGGTGATCGTGATCGGCTTCGGCATGGCCGCGTGGTTCTTCTGGACGACGCGCTGAGGCCTTGCGATCCGGCGGTCAGGGTGTCATCGGGATTCACAGTAAAATAGAGGCATGAGTCACGAAGGCATCCGCTTTTCCAGCAAGGAAGACATGGCGCGCGAAGCTGTGGCTGACCGGCAGCTCTCGCGCGCGGCCGTAACTCCAACCAAGGTGCGGGTGCTGATCACCGAGGGCAAGGGGCTGGAGATCGAGTGGTCCGACGGCCACCGCTCCGCGTGGAACTTTGGGTGGCTGCGCAACGCATGCCCCTGCGCCACCTGCAACGAGGAACGCGAGCAGCAGGGCCGCAAGCCGGGCCAGCCGAAAAAGAAGGCGGCCGAGCTTCTGCCCATGTATGCGCCGCCGGCCAAGCCCACGAGCGCGCAGGCGGTGGGACGGTACGCGATCCAGTTCAACTGGCTTGATGGGCATAACTCGGGAATCTATTCGTTTGACTTCCTGCGACGGCACTGCCAGTGCAGCGAGTGCAAGTTCGAACGCGGCGAAACGGCCGGAGCGCCCAACTAGCCGATCCGCTCCCTGTTCGCACCGTTTCTGGTGCAGAAAGTCGAGGCCGGAGCGTAGAGCTCCGGCCATCTTGTTTTCGGCGCTTTGCTGGAGATTGGTGGTCAGGCGGGCACTGCGCTGGTCTGGCTGAGGAGGCCTTCGAGCCGCACGTAGCCAGCTTCCATGCCGTGCTCCATGCCGGAGGCGAGCATTTGCGCGCGAGTGGCGGCGTCGGGAAGGGTCATGCGCATGGTCATGAGGGTCCCGTCGCCATCGGCCTCGAAGGTGGTCTCGACATGGTTGTCGGGAGTGGGGCCGGGAAGCTGGGGAAGGTGCATGCGCTCTACGTGCACAAGCCTGTGGAACGGCTCTACAGAAATGACTTCGCCGGTGATGTAGAACCCCTGGCCCTCCTGGCCGTTGCTCCACTCGTAGCGGATCTTGCCTCCGGGGTGGTTCTCGCTGATGCAGACGGGCATGGTCCAGCCGTCGGGACCAAGCATCCACTTCTGGATCAATTCAGGTTCGGTGTGGGCACGGTAGATCGCCTGGGGTGGGGCGGCGAAGCGGCGGGTTACGACCACGTGCTGGTCGCCTTCGGTGGTGAGTGTCATTTTGCTCATCGGGATCTCCTCTGGTTTGGGTGGGAATTTCATTCGGTGGTCTTGATCTCGCTAAGGACCTGATCGAGGCGTGCGTAGTTTCTTTCGAGGGCGGGTCGCAGCATGGCGAGCCAGCGCTCCACAGAAGCGAACCCCGCGGGGGAGAGCCGGCAGGGGCGCCTGGTTCCTTCGGCGCGGCGGACAATCAGGCCCGCGTTCTCGAGGACTTTGAGGTGGCGGGACACGGCGGGCTGGGTCATCCGGAAGGGCCGGACGAGTTCCATCACGGTCTGCTCGCCGGTGGCCAGGCTTGCGAGGATGGCACGGCGGGTGGGGTCGGCCAAGGCTGCGAAGGTGTGGTCGAGCGTTTCCATAACTAATTACTTATATAACATATTAGTTATTTAGTCTGTCAAGCTAATTTTGAGAGCAGCCGAGGAGCGATTCGGATTCGCGCGGAGTCGCTCGTGAGCGTCCGGACGGCGCGATGGTGGCGATTCAGCGTTATAAAGCAGCTCTCCTGAGCTGATATCCTCCCACGATTCCGAGCGTAAATAGAAGATAACAATAACGTAAGAAGATTTTCTATTTTGTGAGCGAAAAGCACTCATATTTTGTGCATCGATTGTGCTATAGTTCTCATCAGATTGAGTGCAAGGCTGAAGTGAAGCCCCGGAAGGCGGCCTCCGCAGCCGCAATCGAAATTCAAAAGCATCTGGAGGAACACAAACATGGCAATCACTCGTTGGGATCCGTTCCGTGAAGTCGTCGCTCTGCAGAACCGCATGAACTCGCTTTTCCGCGAGATGAACGAGAGCGAAGGTCCGCTGACGACTGCCAGCTTTGTGCCGGCGGTCGATATATATGAGGACACCAAGAAGGTCGTCCTGAAGCTGGAAGTGCCGGGCATCGAGGAGAAGGATCTGGACATCCGCGTGGAGAACAACACGCTGACGGTCAAGGGCGAGCGCAAGTTCGAGAAGGAAGAGAAGGAAGAGAACTTCCACCGGATCGAGCGTAAGTACGGCAGCTTCTTCCGTTCATTCACGGTGCCCTCGACGGTAGACGCCGAGCACATTGGCGCTACCTATAACGCGGGCGTGCTGAAGCTGGAACTGATGAAGAAGCCCGAAGCGCAGCCGAAGCAGATCAAGGTAAACGTGGGTGGCGCGCAGAAACAGGAAGAGCCGGAGCTGGTAGGAGCGCGGTAATACGAAACCAGTGGTCAGTGGGCAGGCCACTGAGAACTCGGGCGCCGGGCGCACTCTTGGGGTGTTCCCGGCGCGTTCGTTTGTGCATCACAAAACTTGAATCAGAATCTTTTGGGACAAACGCTTCCCCCGGGGCTCCGATAGGAACAAGCTAGGAGCTGAGCTGGAAGCGAGGAGTTATACATGGCTATTCGTTGGGAAAAGTTGACGGTCAAATCGCAGGAAGCGATGCAGCAGGCGCAGCAGCGGGCGGCCGAGCTGGGCAATCCAGAGTTGCAGCCGGTGCACCTTTTGCTGGCGCTGATGGAGGACCGCGAGGGCGTGATTCCGGCGGTGCTGGGCAAGATCGGGGTTCCCATCGAACGGCTCGAGAGCGATCTGCACGCGGTTGAGCAGAAGCTGCCTCGCGTTTCGGGCGCCTCGGCGCAGCCCGGACTGAGCCAGGCGCTGAACAAGGCGGTGGACCAAGCCTTCAAGGAAGCTGCGAACTTCAAGGACGAGTACATTTCGACGGAGCACCTGCTGCTGGGGATTGCCGGGCAGAAGGGCGATGCAGCGGGGCAGGCCCTGATCGCGCTCGGCGCGACGCGCGACGCGATTTTGAAGGCGCTGACGGCGGTGCGTGGATCACAGCGGGTTACGGATCAAAATCCTGAGAACAAGTTTCAGGCGCTGGAGAAGTACGCGAAGGATCTGACCGAGTTGGCGCGACGCGGGAAGCTCGATCCGGTGATTGGGCGCGACGAGGAGATTCGGCGCGTGATCCAAGTGCTGAGCCGGCGCACCAAGAACAATCCGGTGCTGATTGGCGAGCCGGGCGTTGGCAAGACCGCCATCGTCGAGGGGCTGGCTCGGAGGATCGCGTCGGGCGACGTCCCAGAGATTCTCAAAGACAAGCGCGTGATCTCGCTCGATCTAGGTTCGATGCTGGCGGGCGCGAAGTATCGCGGTGAATTTGAGGACCGGTTGAAGGCGGTGCTGCGCGAGATCGAGGAGTCGAATGGGCAGATTGTTCTGTTCATCGACGAGCTTCATACGCTGGTAGGCGCGGGTGCCGCCGAGGGTGCGATTGACGCGAGCAACATGCTGAAGCCGCCGCTGGCGCGCGGCGAGCTGCGCGCGATTGGCGCAACCACGCTGAACGAGTATCGCAAGCACATCGAGAAGGATGCGGCGTTGGAGCGGCGTTTCCAGATTGTGTTTGTGGGCGAACCGAACGTGGAGGACACGATTGCGATTCTGCGCGGACTGAAGGAGCGCTACGAGGCGCACCACAACGTGCGCATCAAGGACTCGGCGATTGTGGCGGCAGCGACGTTATCCCATCGATATATCAGCGACCGTTTCTTGCCGGACAAGGCGATTGATCTGGTGGATGAGGCGGCGGCTTCGCTGGCGATCCAGATTGGCAGTGTGCCGGTGGAGATCGATCAACTGGAGCGACAGGCGACTTCGCTGGAAATTGAGCGGGCGGCGCTGAAGCGCGAGACGGATGCAAACAGCCTGGAACGGATGGAGGCCGTGGAGCGCGAGCTGGCCGCCCTGCGTGAGCAGATTACGGCGCTGCGCGCGCGGTGGACGCAGGAGCGCGATGCGATTACGCGCATCAGCGACTTGAAGAAGCAGATTGAAGCGTTGAAGTTCGAGATGGAAGAGAATACGCGGCGCGGGCAGTTGGATCGCGCGGCGCAGATCCAATATGGCGACCTGCCGAAGCTTGAGCGCGAGCTGGCGCAGTTGAACGCCACGCAGGACAGCATCAATTCCGGCGAGACGCAGCGCATGCTGAAGGAAGAAGTCGAGGACGAGGACATCGCCAAGATTGTGAGCAAGTGGACGGGGATTCCTGTGAGCCGCATGCTCGAAGGCGAAGTGAAGAAGCTGGTGAAGATGGAAGAGCGGCTGCGGGACCGCGTCATTGGGCAGGACGCGGCGTTGACGGTGGTGGCAAATGCGATTCGCCGTTCGCGCGCTGGGCTGAGCGATCCCAAGCGGCCGATC from the Occallatibacter riparius genome contains:
- a CDS encoding LOG family protein produces the protein MAADHVQPRVAVYCGSSSGSDPAYMAEAEALGAGIAAAGLGVVYGGANIGLMGAVADAALAGGAEVVGVLPEFLAGREIAHTGLTRLETPATMHQRKARMVALADAFLILPGGYGTLDELFEILTWSQLRMHAKPCVLINTAGYWDPLLAFVDKMVDAGFLPVRSRGLMLVAPDAQTAVEMIVTQLRSFAQESST
- a CDS encoding sulfite exporter TauE/SafE family protein gives rise to the protein MLDLAAAHPIFHWRSVWLIIAAFIAGVLNAVAGGGSFLSFPALLGTGIQPVQANATNTVALWPGQITSIAAYWEDVRKNMRLVYPMGLAGLIGGTGGAIVLLITPQTTFMKLVPWLLLIAATIFALSRPITRWLDRRAVARHQRAGTEPQPPRRRLVFLCTVVVCFYIGYFGAGAGFLIITLLSVFGVEDMNEINALKVVSTSMANGVAFLIFVVSGNVEWRYCLMAMVACAIGGYTSARFARLVPQQVLRAMVIVIGFGMAAWFFWTTR
- a CDS encoding DUF971 domain-containing protein gives rise to the protein MSHEGIRFSSKEDMAREAVADRQLSRAAVTPTKVRVLITEGKGLEIEWSDGHRSAWNFGWLRNACPCATCNEEREQQGRKPGQPKKKAAELLPMYAPPAKPTSAQAVGRYAIQFNWLDGHNSGIYSFDFLRRHCQCSECKFERGETAGAPN
- a CDS encoding SRPBCC domain-containing protein, giving the protein MSKMTLTTEGDQHVVVTRRFAAPPQAIYRAHTEPELIQKWMLGPDGWTMPVCISENHPGGKIRYEWSNGQEGQGFYITGEVISVEPFHRLVHVERMHLPQLPGPTPDNHVETTFEADGDGTLMTMRMTLPDAATRAQMLASGMEHGMEAGYVRLEGLLSQTSAVPA
- a CDS encoding ArsR/SmtB family transcription factor translates to METLDHTFAALADPTRRAILASLATGEQTVMELVRPFRMTQPAVSRHLKVLENAGLIVRRAEGTRRPCRLSPAGFASVERWLAMLRPALERNYARLDQVLSEIKTTE
- a CDS encoding Hsp20/alpha crystallin family protein, coding for MAITRWDPFREVVALQNRMNSLFREMNESEGPLTTASFVPAVDIYEDTKKVVLKLEVPGIEEKDLDIRVENNTLTVKGERKFEKEEKEENFHRIERKYGSFFRSFTVPSTVDAEHIGATYNAGVLKLELMKKPEAQPKQIKVNVGGAQKQEEPELVGAR
- the clpB gene encoding ATP-dependent chaperone ClpB, with product MAIRWEKLTVKSQEAMQQAQQRAAELGNPELQPVHLLLALMEDREGVIPAVLGKIGVPIERLESDLHAVEQKLPRVSGASAQPGLSQALNKAVDQAFKEAANFKDEYISTEHLLLGIAGQKGDAAGQALIALGATRDAILKALTAVRGSQRVTDQNPENKFQALEKYAKDLTELARRGKLDPVIGRDEEIRRVIQVLSRRTKNNPVLIGEPGVGKTAIVEGLARRIASGDVPEILKDKRVISLDLGSMLAGAKYRGEFEDRLKAVLREIEESNGQIVLFIDELHTLVGAGAAEGAIDASNMLKPPLARGELRAIGATTLNEYRKHIEKDAALERRFQIVFVGEPNVEDTIAILRGLKERYEAHHNVRIKDSAIVAAATLSHRYISDRFLPDKAIDLVDEAAASLAIQIGSVPVEIDQLERQATSLEIERAALKRETDANSLERMEAVERELAALREQITALRARWTQERDAITRISDLKKQIEALKFEMEENTRRGQLDRAAQIQYGDLPKLERELAQLNATQDSINSGETQRMLKEEVEDEDIAKIVSKWTGIPVSRMLEGEVKKLVKMEERLRDRVIGQDAALTVVANAIRRSRAGLSDPKRPIGSFIFLGPTGVGKTETARALAEFLFDDEQAMIRIDMSEYMEKHAVARLIGAPPGYVGYDEGGQLTEAVRRRPYSVILLDEVEKAHPDVFNVLLQVMDDGRLTDSKGRTVDFKNTVLIMTSNLGAALLTAETLKTEHDFDMARESVMRVLREHFRPEFLNRVDDMVIFRPLGHAQMDQILDLRIEELQKLLEDRQISLELTTPAKQLILASGWDPVYGARPLKRALQRMVQDPLAMKILDGEVLHGSHVRIDVDRHANQLHFEPMGREMMA